A single Methanomicrobia archaeon DNA region contains:
- a CDS encoding DNA-3-methyladenine glycosylase 2 family protein, whose translation MNLTLKPVPPFDFHLSATIFAGGDPQIRTYENGKYWQVLRTKKLMLATITSSGTVDTPELAIELTEGISTNDKKQIEDLVTSLFNLPLNLTAFYDAVKTDTTMATLTQRLRGLKSPTTPTVFEALVDSIIEQQISLNVAHVLERNVIKTFGDQLTLNEKVYYAYPTPENIAAGTMEQLRNCGLSMRKAEYIHGIVTAIVKGELDLEHFQTYENAEKIIKELVKIRGIGVWTAELTMLRGMHKLEAIPADDLGLRRHIAHYYCNDRKISGAEAREIAEKWGRWKGLAGYYLILASRLSLEI comes from the coding sequence ATGAACCTCACGCTAAAACCCGTACCACCCTTCGATTTCCATCTCAGCGCAACCATTTTTGCGGGCGGCGATCCTCAAATCCGCACCTACGAGAACGGTAAGTACTGGCAGGTTCTCAGAACCAAGAAGCTCATGCTTGCTACGATAACCTCGTCGGGAACGGTGGATACTCCTGAGTTAGCTATCGAACTAACCGAAGGAATCTCCACGAACGACAAGAAGCAAATCGAAGATTTGGTCACCTCACTTTTCAATTTGCCACTTAACCTCACTGCGTTTTATGACGCGGTTAAAACCGATACGACTATGGCAACGTTGACCCAAAGATTAAGAGGCTTAAAAAGCCCGACCACGCCTACCGTCTTTGAAGCGCTGGTTGACTCGATCATAGAGCAGCAGATCTCACTCAACGTGGCGCATGTGTTAGAACGCAACGTGATCAAAACGTTTGGCGACCAATTAACGCTAAATGAGAAAGTTTATTACGCATATCCGACGCCAGAAAACATAGCTGCTGGAACGATGGAACAGCTCCGCAACTGCGGCTTGAGTATGCGCAAAGCGGAGTATATTCACGGCATCGTTACTGCTATTGTTAAAGGCGAGCTGGATTTAGAGCACTTCCAAACCTACGAGAATGCAGAGAAAATTATCAAGGAACTGGTTAAGATAAGAGGCATTGGCGTGTGGACCGCAGAGCTGACGATGCTGCGCGGCATGCACAAATTAGAAGCCATACCGGCGGATGACCTCGGGCTGCGACGCCATATCGCGCACTATTACTGTAACGATCGCAAAATCTCCGGCGCCGAGGCACGTGAAATCGCCGAGAAGTGGGGACGCTGGAAAGGCCTGGCTGGTTATTACTTGATACTCGCGAGTCGATTGAGTTTGGAGATATAA
- a CDS encoding ribosome biogenesis/translation initiation ATPase RLI, giving the protein MRIAIVKKDKCQPKKCTYECIKYCPMVRTGEETVVQGEDSKPIISEELCEGCGICIKKCPFSAISIIGLPEELEGEEAHRYGENGFVLYGMPIPKAGKITGLLGQNGIGKSTAINILSGLQVPNLGNVDAEVQWSEIIKRYAGSELQNYFDKLSKGKINVSYKPQYVDAIPKYFDGTVSELLASTDETGESEGLIKAFELASALNTDIKALSGGELQRVAVIGCLIRDADFYFLDEITPYLDIYQRVQVAKGIRTVLEAKPVVVVEHDLAILDMVADYVHLLYGAPGEYGVVTLPKSTSRGINEYLSGFLQAENVRIRDKPIEFTAHPPREKLEVRNVSIEYDDFEKSYGEDGFVLEAQPGTIEEGEVLGGVGRNAIGKSTFVKVLVGDIKPTVGRVASNITVSYKPQYIKGTLDMKVKDFIYSLKEGGLTDSDEIDVIRPLGIPEIEEKCISDLSGGELQSVAIAACLCRDTSFYVLDEPSAHLDVEQKVRLIKTLRRYAERRAVAMLIVDHDIYVIDLLSDRLMVFEGVPGVRGEIKGCFEMREGMNLFLKELGVTFRRDESTLRPRINKIGSAKDREQKAKGKYYYL; this is encoded by the coding sequence ATGCGGATAGCGATAGTGAAGAAGGACAAGTGCCAGCCGAAGAAGTGCACGTACGAATGCATCAAGTACTGCCCGATGGTTCGTACCGGGGAGGAGACGGTCGTCCAGGGAGAAGATAGCAAGCCGATCATATCAGAGGAGTTGTGTGAAGGCTGCGGGATCTGCATAAAGAAATGCCCGTTCTCTGCTATTTCTATCATAGGCTTGCCCGAAGAGCTGGAGGGTGAAGAGGCGCATCGTTACGGCGAAAACGGGTTTGTCCTGTACGGTATGCCGATCCCGAAAGCGGGGAAGATAACCGGGCTGTTAGGCCAGAACGGGATCGGGAAGAGCACGGCGATTAACATATTGTCAGGACTGCAAGTGCCGAACCTCGGCAACGTCGATGCTGAGGTTCAATGGAGCGAGATAATCAAGCGCTATGCGGGCTCAGAACTACAGAATTACTTTGATAAACTCTCTAAAGGCAAAATTAATGTTTCTTACAAGCCGCAATATGTGGATGCAATACCGAAATACTTCGATGGCACGGTATCCGAGCTGCTAGCAAGCACGGACGAGACCGGTGAGTCGGAAGGGCTGATAAAGGCGTTTGAACTCGCATCGGCACTGAATACTGATATAAAGGCACTCAGTGGCGGCGAACTGCAACGAGTTGCGGTAATCGGCTGTCTGATACGTGATGCGGATTTCTACTTCCTGGATGAGATAACGCCGTATCTGGACATTTATCAGCGTGTGCAGGTGGCGAAGGGGATACGAACCGTTTTGGAGGCGAAGCCGGTGGTTGTGGTGGAGCACGACCTCGCGATCCTGGATATGGTCGCGGATTACGTGCATCTTCTGTATGGCGCGCCGGGCGAGTACGGCGTGGTGACCCTGCCGAAGAGCACGAGCAGAGGAATAAACGAATATCTGAGCGGTTTCTTACAGGCGGAGAACGTGCGGATACGGGATAAGCCGATCGAGTTCACTGCGCATCCGCCGCGTGAGAAGCTAGAAGTACGTAACGTTTCCATCGAATACGACGACTTTGAGAAGAGCTATGGTGAGGACGGCTTCGTCTTGGAGGCGCAGCCGGGTACTATCGAGGAAGGCGAGGTGCTGGGCGGCGTTGGGCGCAATGCAATTGGTAAAAGTACGTTCGTGAAGGTTCTGGTAGGCGATATCAAGCCAACAGTAGGGCGCGTAGCGTCTAACATTACCGTTTCGTACAAGCCGCAGTACATAAAGGGCACGTTGGATATGAAGGTCAAGGATTTCATCTATTCACTCAAAGAGGGCGGATTAACCGATTCCGATGAGATTGATGTGATACGCCCGCTAGGGATACCGGAGATCGAGGAGAAGTGCATAAGCGATCTCAGCGGCGGCGAATTGCAGAGCGTGGCGATCGCTGCGTGTCTTTGCCGGGATACTTCGTTCTACGTGCTGGACGAGCCGTCGGCGCATCTTGATGTGGAGCAGAAGGTGCGGTTGATCAAGACCTTACGGCGGTATGCGGAACGAAGGGCGGTAGCAATGCTGATCGTTGACCACGACATCTATGTGATCGATCTGTTGAGCGATCGGCTGATGGTCTTCGAGGGCGTGCCGGGCGTCCGCGGCGAGATAAAAGGCTGCTTTGAGATGCGAGAGGGCATGAACCTGTTCTTGAAAGAGTTAGGTGTGACCTTCAGGCGCGACGAGAGCACGCTCCGGCCACGGATAAATAAAATTGGGTCGGCGAAGGACCGAGAACAGAAGGCGAAGGGGAAGTATTATTATTTGTGA
- a CDS encoding inositol-1-monophosphatase: MEIEDLLDISAEIRESLRTYLAETADHGEVVKRRAQDVTRRVDLFAEEALENALQNRDLCARIISEELGDHVYPEGGEPEFTLSFDPIDGSTNATLGIPFFCSSIAYSPNVAHIAFEDIQASVVATIYGKTYYAVKGDHAWVDGTQLPREIMGKTKRAFSIYTYGASSIPEPLLQFFTGNRTKVIRVLGSIALEICLVAEGALDAVIDVRDLVNGYDIAGAALILKEAGGVITDLEGDELRTEVGETHNLSLIAALKSEVHAEMREMVLSK; encoded by the coding sequence ATGGAAATCGAAGACCTGTTAGATATTTCAGCGGAGATACGAGAATCTCTACGAACCTACCTTGCGGAGACTGCAGACCATGGCGAGGTGGTCAAGAGGCGGGCGCAGGACGTAACGAGAAGAGTAGACCTTTTCGCGGAAGAAGCGTTAGAAAATGCGTTACAGAACCGTGACCTCTGTGCACGGATAATTTCAGAGGAATTGGGCGATCATGTATACCCAGAAGGCGGTGAGCCGGAATTCACGCTCAGCTTTGACCCTATAGACGGATCTACCAACGCTACCCTGGGAATTCCGTTCTTCTGCTCTTCGATCGCGTACTCGCCGAACGTGGCGCACATTGCGTTTGAGGATATTCAGGCGAGTGTGGTTGCGACTATCTATGGCAAGACCTACTACGCGGTGAAGGGCGACCACGCATGGGTGGATGGTACGCAGCTTCCTCGTGAGATAATGGGTAAGACGAAACGCGCGTTCTCCATCTACACCTACGGTGCAAGTTCGATACCTGAGCCGCTGCTGCAGTTCTTTACAGGCAATAGGACGAAGGTCATTCGCGTCCTGGGCAGTATCGCGCTGGAGATCTGCCTGGTTGCCGAGGGTGCTCTGGACGCGGTAATCGACGTCCGCGACCTGGTAAATGGCTATGACATTGCCGGTGCCGCCTTGATTTTAAAAGAGGCTGGAGGAGTGATAACGGATTTAGAGGGCGACGAGCTAAGGACCGAAGTAGGAGAAACGCACAATCTTTCTCTTATTGCTGCTTTGAAGTCTGAGGTTCATGCGGAGATGCGTGAGATGGTGTTGTCAAAATAA
- a CDS encoding type II toxin-antitoxin system HicB family antitoxin → MKKEFTIVIEQDEDGIYVASVPELEGCHTQAKTLDELQKRIKEAIQLYLEVESGIAEEVPLAFVGIQKVEVTV, encoded by the coding sequence ATGAAGAAGGAATTCACCATCGTTATCGAGCAGGATGAAGATGGGATATACGTCGCATCGGTACCTGAACTGGAAGGCTGCCATACACAAGCTAAAACCTTAGATGAGTTGCAAAAGCGGATAAAAGAAGCTATACAGCTCTACTTAGAGGTTGAATCGGGAATCGCAGAGGAGGTTCCTTTAGCATTTGTGGGCATTCAGAAGGTTGAAGTTACTGTTTAA
- a CDS encoding type II toxin-antitoxin system HicA family toxin: MQKIKPLPAKTVIKALEKRGFKQLRQKGSHLFMRHPDGRTTLITVHTGEDIGKGMIRKIIHDAKLTREEWLELLESL, translated from the coding sequence ATGCAAAAGATCAAACCACTTCCCGCTAAAACTGTAATAAAGGCACTTGAAAAGAGAGGATTCAAACAACTTAGACAAAAAGGCAGTCATCTATTCATGCGCCATCCCGACGGGAGAACCACGCTCATTACCGTTCATACCGGCGAAGATATTGGAAAAGGGATGATTCGAAAGATAATACACGACGCTAAGCTAACAAGAGAAGAATGGCTTGAACTACTTGAAAGCCTTTAG
- a CDS encoding Coenzyme F420 hydrogenase/dehydrogenase, beta subunit C-terminal domain, whose translation MEERKKFSDLKREVIDAGKCTLCGECVATCRLLDLDYLRMDFSEGRPVLGEGQQHPPTCGSCYAPHGRPVKSGDQQCPIDCGYCYYQCPRVEEPELREGLEEFYEVVSKDDAIRGVCHNGGALISLLASALEDAMVEGCITVANRGDATPEVRVAMNKAMLMENAGGSYGYSAALTGIADAILNYGLWSVALVGTPCQMAAYEKMLAVGRGTHNAHDFSSNVRLRISLLCQGAYSYDALLKDFIEGKRGIPADTITNFEIQDDGLHVYAGDKELLHAGLDEIANYKREGCKICEDFIGQFADISVGHIGSPAGKSTVIVHTEIGKDAFENARQWDFIEATPMDERGVKLIQLLQEDKKKAGMAEKARRQAQ comes from the coding sequence ATGGAAGAGAGGAAGAAATTCAGCGATTTGAAGCGAGAAGTGATAGATGCAGGTAAATGTACACTGTGCGGTGAGTGCGTTGCTACGTGCAGGTTGCTCGATCTCGATTATCTACGTATGGACTTTTCGGAGGGTCGACCAGTGCTCGGAGAAGGGCAGCAGCACCCGCCAACGTGCGGATCGTGCTACGCACCCCACGGGAGACCGGTGAAGAGCGGCGACCAGCAATGCCCGATCGATTGCGGCTACTGCTACTATCAATGTCCGCGGGTAGAGGAACCCGAGTTGAGAGAGGGTTTGGAGGAGTTTTACGAAGTTGTGAGTAAGGATGATGCGATACGAGGCGTGTGCCATAATGGTGGCGCGCTTATTTCGCTGCTCGCCTCGGCGCTTGAAGATGCGATGGTTGAAGGCTGCATAACCGTTGCGAATCGTGGTGATGCAACGCCGGAAGTACGTGTGGCGATGAATAAGGCCATGTTGATGGAGAATGCAGGTGGCAGTTATGGCTATTCCGCGGCACTGACCGGCATAGCGGATGCGATTTTGAACTACGGCCTCTGGAGCGTGGCTCTGGTAGGAACGCCGTGCCAGATGGCTGCGTATGAGAAGATGCTCGCTGTTGGACGCGGCACACACAATGCCCATGATTTCTCGTCCAATGTGCGGTTACGAATCAGCCTGCTTTGCCAGGGTGCGTATTCGTATGACGCTTTATTGAAGGACTTTATCGAAGGCAAGCGAGGTATACCGGCTGATACGATAACGAATTTTGAAATTCAGGACGATGGTCTGCACGTGTATGCGGGCGATAAGGAGCTGTTGCATGCAGGGCTCGACGAGATCGCGAATTACAAGCGCGAGGGCTGTAAGATCTGCGAGGATTTCATCGGGCAGTTTGCGGACATCAGCGTCGGGCATATCGGCTCGCCTGCGGGTAAGTCAACCGTGATCGTGCACACTGAGATTGGTAAGGACGCATTTGAAAACGCACGGCAGTGGGACTTTATAGAAGCGACGCCGATGGATGAACGGGGCGTGAAGCTGATACAGCTGCTCCAAGAAGATAAGAAGAAGGCCGGAATGGCCGAGAAGGCGCGAAGGCAAGCGCAATAG